The proteins below come from a single Chryseobacterium sp. MA9 genomic window:
- the thiS gene encoding sulfur carrier protein ThiS — translation MELIINHTRKTFDVLPENLEALLAMELPGKKKGIAVALNNRIIPLSVWAETILNNNDSVLIITATQGG, via the coding sequence ATGGAACTTATAATCAACCACACCCGAAAAACATTTGATGTACTTCCCGAAAATCTGGAAGCATTACTGGCTATGGAGCTGCCCGGAAAGAAAAAAGGCATCGCTGTAGCTCTCAACAATCGCATTATTCCCCTGTCAGTCTGGGCGGAAACCATCCTTAATAACAACGATTCAGTTTTAATCATTACTGCCACTCAAGGTGGTTAA
- a CDS encoding RluA family pseudouridine synthase — protein MKEQIIYEDNHLLVINKKVGQLVQGDKTGDESLLESIKNFIKIRDAKPGNVFLGLVHRIDRPTSGLVIYAKTSKALSRLTQMVKNREVKKTYWAVVGKEMIPQTQRLVHYLKKNEKNNKAIVFPKATEGAKEAILTYNVIKTLDNYLLLEIDLETGRHHQIRAQLSKTGIPIKGDLKYGAPRSNPDGGINLHARKLEFIHPVTKENIEITAPVPQNDAIWRACEEQ, from the coding sequence ATGAAGGAGCAGATTATATATGAAGACAACCATCTTCTGGTGATTAATAAAAAGGTTGGCCAGCTTGTACAGGGTGATAAAACCGGAGATGAATCACTATTAGAATCCATCAAGAATTTTATAAAAATAAGAGATGCTAAGCCGGGAAATGTTTTTCTCGGCTTGGTTCATCGTATAGACCGTCCTACATCAGGACTGGTAATATATGCAAAAACGTCCAAAGCACTTTCCCGTTTGACACAGATGGTGAAAAACCGCGAAGTGAAGAAAACGTATTGGGCTGTTGTAGGAAAAGAAATGATTCCACAAACTCAAAGGCTGGTACACTATTTAAAGAAAAACGAAAAGAATAATAAAGCCATTGTTTTTCCAAAAGCTACGGAAGGAGCAAAAGAAGCGATTCTGACTTATAACGTGATCAAGACTTTGGATAATTACCTGCTTCTTGAAATAGATCTTGAAACTGGAAGACACCATCAGATCAGAGCACAATTATCTAAAACAGGAATTCCGATCAAAGGTGATCTGAAATACGGAGCACCACGTTCCAATCCTGATGGAGGAATCAATCTTCATGCAAGAAAGCTGGAATTTATTCATCCTGTTACTAAAGAAAATATTGAAATTACAGCTCCGGTGCCGCAGAATGATGCGATTTGGAGAGCTTGTGAGGAACAATAA
- the panB gene encoding 3-methyl-2-oxobutanoate hydroxymethyltransferase yields the protein MSVHSEIKKVTTETLRKMKFDKEKITMLTAYDFTTAKMVDAGGVDAILIGDSAANVMAGFETTLPITLDQMIYHAQSVVRGTDRALVVADLPFGTYQSNPEKALESAVRMMKEGGAHAVKIEGGKEISKSIKKIINAGIPVMGHLGLTPQSIYKFGTYKVRAKEEAEAEKLIADAQLLEELGCFSIVLEKIPAELAKKVTESISIPTIGIGAGADCDGQVLVYHDMVGMNKGFSPKFLRRYLDLYTEITGAVAQYVKDVKNVEFPNENESY from the coding sequence ATGTCTGTTCACTCTGAAATTAAAAAAGTTACGACTGAAACCTTGCGTAAAATGAAATTCGACAAGGAAAAAATAACAATGCTTACAGCCTATGATTTTACCACAGCAAAGATGGTAGATGCAGGTGGAGTAGACGCTATTTTGATTGGAGACTCTGCAGCGAATGTAATGGCTGGTTTTGAAACTACATTGCCCATTACGCTGGATCAAATGATCTATCATGCTCAAAGTGTGGTAAGAGGAACCGATAGAGCTTTGGTGGTAGCAGATTTACCTTTCGGAACTTATCAGAGTAATCCTGAAAAAGCACTGGAGTCTGCGGTAAGAATGATGAAGGAAGGTGGAGCACATGCTGTGAAAATTGAAGGCGGAAAAGAAATTTCCAAGTCTATCAAAAAGATCATCAATGCCGGAATTCCGGTAATGGGACATTTGGGATTAACACCACAGTCTATCTATAAATTCGGAACATATAAAGTAAGAGCTAAGGAAGAAGCAGAGGCTGAAAAACTGATTGCTGATGCACAACTTTTGGAAGAATTAGGATGTTTTTCAATCGTATTAGAAAAAATTCCGGCAGAATTAGCTAAAAAAGTAACTGAAAGCATTTCTATCCCAACCATCGGAATCGGGGCCGGAGCAGATTGTGACGGACAGGTTTTGGTTTATCATGATATGGTAGGGATGAACAAAGGTTTCAGCCCGAAATTCTTAAGAAGATATCTTGACCTTTATACAGAAATTACTGGAGCTGTTGCTCAGTATGTAAAAGATGTGAAGAATGTAGAGTTTCCAAACGAAAACGAAAGCTATTAA
- a CDS encoding Crp/Fnr family transcriptional regulator: MPQEQQIAIEERFARVFNDKSFKERLSSADFEKYINGKKKLSFQKHDTIFEDGETPKGVFVLEKGAAKLSKSGAFGKDQILRFIKEGDIIGYRSLLCGENFQAKAEAMTDIECVFLPADIFMYLLEVDPQLSFVMLQKISYELGESSNTITFLAQKTVRERLAEILLLLEQKLGVDPEGFIKISLTREEIANIIGTATESAIRLISEFKQDSLIEVDGRNIKILNHDKLMKLGHVVL; the protein is encoded by the coding sequence ATGCCGCAGGAACAACAGATAGCAATTGAAGAGAGGTTCGCCAGAGTTTTTAATGATAAATCATTTAAAGAAAGACTTTCTAGCGCAGATTTTGAAAAATACATTAATGGCAAAAAGAAACTGAGTTTTCAGAAACATGATACCATTTTCGAGGATGGTGAAACTCCGAAGGGAGTATTTGTTTTGGAAAAAGGTGCTGCCAAACTTTCAAAATCAGGAGCGTTCGGGAAAGATCAAATTTTAAGATTTATCAAAGAAGGGGATATCATCGGCTATCGTTCTTTGCTTTGTGGGGAAAATTTCCAGGCCAAAGCAGAAGCAATGACAGATATTGAATGTGTTTTCTTACCCGCAGATATTTTCATGTATCTTCTGGAAGTAGACCCACAGCTGTCTTTCGTCATGCTTCAGAAAATCTCATACGAATTAGGAGAATCTTCCAACACCATCACTTTCCTTGCTCAGAAAACGGTAAGAGAAAGGTTGGCAGAAATTCTTTTGCTTCTGGAACAGAAATTGGGAGTAGATCCTGAAGGCTTTATCAAGATCTCATTAACGAGAGAAGAAATTGCCAATATTATCGGTACCGCTACAGAAAGTGCCATCCGTCTGATATCAGAATTCAAACAGGATAGTCTCATTGAAGTAGACGGAAGAAATATCAAGATCTTAAATCACGACAAACTCATGAAACTCGGTCACGTAGTTTTATAA
- a CDS encoding heavy metal translocating P-type ATPase metal-binding domain-containing protein: MSENCFHCGQGIEKERILFDEKTFCCNGCKSVYEILNLNNLSNFYELNKGAGIRPNDENSSQFDYLDTPEIFEKVTDFSEGNTSLVTFKIPVIHCSSCIWLLESLHTLNKHIKYSQVNFTRKTLQISFNHNDMKLSELAKFLTNLGYKPVISLETADKNEDHLDKSLLVKFAIAAFAFGNGMFLAFPEYIGGEDYWMDHYKGLFRTLIFLLATPVVFYSASDYYKSAWYGLKNKIVNIDVPIVLGIFVLYGRSIYEVVTDYGPGYFDTLCGLLFFMLLGKIFQKRTYSALSYDRDYKSFYPIAVTKVDFEGKQDNILLSEIKVGDRILVRNQEIIPVDAILINGEGNIDNSFITGESESISKQPGDKIFAGGKQIGSSLELEVIKDVDQSYLTQLWNKEAFKKHETGLDTLTNNISKYFTFIILGIALVAGTYWAFIDLEKMFQVISAILIIACPCALALSAPFTFGHIMRILGRNKFYVKDTLTIEKIAKLDTIVFDKTGTITHRKKSNIKYEGPEINEFDSLNIKTLLKNSNHPLSKSLYEFIEVNDEYFPVEKFVEISGKGYEASVRGSLYKIGSARYNDQEPKNLETAVYISKNGAYLGKFIFKNEYRPKLRELFTKLTNYKIFILSGDNSSEESQLKELIPNYKGMAFNQNPEDKLNYIKALQDQHMKVAMLGDGLNDAGALKQSNVGIAIADDTNSFTPSSDVIMNGDKVVTLDNYLNVCKGSITIVKMTFIISFLYNIVGLSYAVTGHMHPLFAAIIMPISSITVVTFTTLSTWILGRKHFKKQA; encoded by the coding sequence GTGAGCGAGAACTGTTTTCATTGTGGTCAAGGGATAGAAAAAGAGAGAATTTTATTTGATGAAAAGACTTTCTGTTGTAATGGATGTAAGTCTGTTTACGAAATTCTAAATTTAAATAATTTAAGCAATTTCTATGAGCTTAATAAAGGAGCGGGAATTCGTCCGAATGATGAAAATTCTTCTCAATTTGATTACTTGGACACACCGGAAATCTTTGAAAAAGTTACTGATTTTTCTGAAGGAAACACCAGTCTGGTTACATTCAAAATCCCTGTCATTCACTGTTCTTCTTGTATCTGGCTGTTAGAAAGCCTTCACACGTTAAATAAGCATATTAAATATTCGCAGGTTAATTTCACAAGAAAGACCTTACAGATTTCATTCAATCATAATGATATGAAATTAAGCGAACTAGCTAAATTTTTAACTAATCTAGGATATAAACCGGTTATCAGCCTTGAAACTGCTGATAAAAATGAAGATCATCTTGACAAATCCTTATTAGTAAAATTTGCCATTGCCGCCTTTGCTTTTGGTAATGGAATGTTCCTTGCCTTTCCTGAATATATTGGAGGTGAAGATTATTGGATGGACCATTATAAAGGTTTATTCAGAACTTTGATATTTCTTCTGGCAACACCTGTTGTATTTTACTCAGCTTCAGATTATTATAAATCTGCATGGTATGGTTTAAAAAATAAGATCGTCAATATTGATGTTCCGATTGTCTTAGGAATTTTTGTCCTATATGGAAGAAGTATCTACGAAGTTGTAACAGATTATGGCCCAGGATATTTTGACACCCTTTGTGGACTTTTATTCTTTATGCTTCTCGGAAAAATTTTCCAAAAAAGAACATACAGTGCTCTTTCCTATGACAGAGATTATAAATCTTTCTATCCCATTGCCGTAACGAAAGTTGATTTTGAAGGAAAACAGGATAATATTTTACTGTCTGAAATAAAAGTGGGTGATAGAATTCTGGTTAGAAACCAGGAAATCATTCCGGTAGATGCCATTCTGATCAACGGAGAAGGAAATATTGATAACAGTTTTATTACCGGAGAAAGTGAAAGTATCAGCAAACAGCCTGGTGATAAGATTTTTGCCGGAGGTAAGCAAATAGGATCATCTCTGGAACTGGAAGTTATCAAAGACGTAGATCAAAGTTACCTTACCCAGCTGTGGAACAAGGAGGCCTTTAAGAAACATGAGACCGGACTTGACACATTAACAAACAACATCAGTAAATACTTCACATTCATTATTTTAGGTATTGCTCTCGTTGCGGGAACCTATTGGGCATTTATTGATTTGGAGAAGATGTTCCAGGTTATTTCTGCCATTCTGATCATTGCATGCCCTTGTGCGCTTGCCTTGTCTGCACCGTTCACTTTTGGACACATTATGAGGATTTTAGGTCGAAATAAATTCTATGTAAAAGACACTTTAACGATTGAAAAAATCGCGAAGCTTGATACAATTGTCTTTGATAAAACCGGAACGATTACCCACAGAAAAAAATCAAATATCAAATACGAAGGACCTGAAATCAACGAATTTGATTCCCTGAATATCAAAACATTATTAAAGAACTCCAACCACCCGCTTTCAAAATCATTGTATGAATTCATCGAAGTAAATGATGAGTATTTCCCTGTAGAGAAATTTGTTGAAATCTCAGGAAAAGGTTATGAAGCAAGCGTAAGAGGATCTCTTTATAAAATTGGGTCTGCCCGTTATAATGACCAGGAACCTAAAAACCTGGAAACAGCGGTTTATATCAGCAAAAACGGAGCATATTTAGGAAAATTCATTTTTAAGAATGAATACCGTCCGAAACTGAGAGAACTTTTCACAAAACTCACCAACTACAAAATATTTATCCTGAGTGGGGATAATTCCTCGGAAGAAAGCCAGCTTAAAGAGCTTATTCCAAATTACAAAGGAATGGCCTTTAATCAGAATCCGGAAGATAAACTGAATTATATTAAAGCGCTTCAGGATCAGCACATGAAAGTAGCAATGCTTGGAGATGGCCTTAATGATGCGGGAGCTTTAAAACAAAGTAATGTAGGGATTGCAATTGCTGATGACACCAACAGTTTTACACCATCTTCTGATGTAATTATGAACGGTGATAAAGTGGTTACATTAGACAATTACCTGAATGTTTGTAAGGGTTCCATCACCATTGTGAAAATGACATTTATAATCAGTTTTCTATACAATATCGTTGGTTTAAGTTACGCTGTTACAGGACATATGCATCCGCTCTTCGCTGCAATCATCATGCCAATCAGTTCCATCACGGTGGTTACCTTTACTACACTTTCAACCTGGATATTAGGACGTAAACATTTCAAAAAACAGGCGTAG
- the ccoS gene encoding cbb3-type cytochrome oxidase assembly protein CcoS — translation MDILYLMILCSVSLAAIFLVVFIVYARKGQFEDDESPAVRILFDDEKIKENDEAGNKDKDEKKIGENNKN, via the coding sequence ATGGATATTCTATATTTAATGATCCTCTGCAGTGTTTCTTTGGCTGCGATTTTCTTGGTCGTATTTATAGTGTATGCCCGAAAAGGACAGTTTGAAGATGATGAATCTCCGGCTGTCAGAATCCTTTTTGATGATGAAAAAATCAAAGAAAATGATGAAGCAGGCAACAAAGATAAAGACGAGAAAAAAATAGGAGAAAATAATAAAAATTGA